The DNA region GCGCTGCTCGACCGAGGCGTAGAACGCGTCGAGATCGGCGTGCAGCACTGTCGCCTCGCCTCGCATGCGATCTCCCGTAATCCTCCGTCGGGATGATCGTGGCATGAACGACCGACACCGGAAGCTGGCCCCGACCTGCCTGCCGTACCGTTCTTGATGCCCTGCCGAGAGGGCTCAGGCGGGCACAGCTTCGTGCGCGTCGGCAGTCAGAAAGCGCACGACTGCCTCGATGCCGCCGGATTCGACGGGCAGGAGTTCGATGGTCGCGCCGCTCGCGCGAGCGAGCTGCGCGACGATCGCGAGGCCGAGTCCGGTTCCCTGATCGTCATTGCGCCCGCGCCAGAACCTGTCGAATGCCCGCGCGCGTTGTTCGTCGGTCAGGCCGGGACCATCGTCGCTGACATGGAGTTCCGTGCGCTCCGGTGACGCCATGACGGCCACGGTCACCGTCGTCCCGGGACCGCCGGCTCTCAGCGCGTTGTCGATGAGGTTGTCGATGATCTGCTCAGCGGCTGTAGCGACAGCGACGACAGGTGCCGTGTCGGGGGAGTCGAGGACGACCCGGCTGTCGCTCTCCTGCGCCAGGGCCGCCCAGGACGCGACGCGCTCTGCCGCTGCGTTCGACAGGTCGACGCGCGAACGCTGGGTGACCGCATCCGCCCGACTCAGCACCAGCAGGCCCTCGATCAGGGAGTCGAGGCGGTCCACCTCCGCTTCAGCAGCCTCGATGCGTTCGACGGCCGCGGACGGATCGCTGACGGCGAGCTCGCGTGCCCGTTCGAGGCGGAGCCGGAGGGCCGTCAGAGGCGAGCGCAACTGATGCGAGGCATCTCCGGCGAAGGCCTGCTGTTGGTCGATGAGGCCGTCGATGCGCTCAGCCATGCTGTTGAAGGACGCCCCCAGGCTGCGGAGCTCCGATGCCCCCGAGGTCTCGTCAGCTCGAGCGGTTCTGTCCCCGGCGGCGAATCGTTCAGTGGCGGACCGCAGGATGCGCAGACGCCGTGTGATCGACCCCGAGAGCAGGAGGCCGATCAGGGCGGCCAGGAGTGCCGTGGTCAACCCGACGGCGACGAGGGCGCGCACCTTGGAATTCACCGCTGCCGAGATGGCACGATCGTCATACGTGACTCGCACTGCTCCCACGGTCCCGGTTCCCGACAGCACGGGCACGGCGGCATACAGCAGCTCCCCGCCGAGGGTCTCCGAGAATCGCTCACCGGATGCCGGGGTGCCGGAGAGCGCGGATGCGAATTCGGCGCGCGAAGCGTAGGAGACGCCGACGTCCGCATCCCCTTCGTCGCTGGTCGCGACAGCGATTCCGTTCCGGTCGACGATCACCAGACGGGCGCCACTCGTCGTGGAGTACTGCTCCGCCATGGATCTGACGGCGTCGAGATCCTGGTCGCCGGACCCGGTCAGCGCTGCCTGGCTGCGGCCTGCAAGGAGGAAGGCGTCACGCTCGAGTGACGTTGTGAGTCGCTGCTCCTCGGCCTCTCTCAGATAGCTGGCGAGCGGGATGTCCTGGATGACGAGCGCCAGCAGTACGACGGCCACCAACGCCGCCATGATCCGCCACCTCACCCGCGCACCTCGAACCTGAAGCCGACACCTCGCACCGACTCGATCCATCGGGGGTCGCCGAGCTTCCGTCTCACTGCGGCGATGTGGGCGTCGAGGGTCTTGGTCGCCCCGTACCACTCGGTGTGCCACACGTCTCGGAGGATGTCGGAACGTCGACGGACGGCACCCGGGTCGGATGCCAGGTACCGGAGCAGTTCGAATTCAGTGGGGGTCAGGTGGAGCTCCGAGCCGGCGAGGCTGACCCGCTGAGCTCGGGTGTCGATGACCAGGGGCCCGAGATCGGGCCCGTCCGGCTCGGTCTTGCCTGTCACTGCGGTGCGGCGCACGATCGCTCGGATGCGCGCCAGCAATTCCCGGAGTCCGAAGGGCTTCACCAGGTAGTCGTCGGCCCCCAGCTCCAGGGCGAGCACGCGGTCGAGCTCCTCGCTTCGCGCGCTCACGATGACGATCGGCACAGACGAGGTCTCGCGGATGCGGCGGCAGACATCCGTTCCATCCATATCGGGAAGCCCGAGGTCGAGCACGATGAGGTCGGGCGACGTGGCACCCGAGGTCGCGTCAAGGCACGCGGCTCCCGTCGAGACGTGTTCGACGTCGTAGTTCGCACTGCCGAGGGCGTCGATCATGCCGTCGGCGATCGACGGGTCGTCTTCGACGATCAGGATGCGCATGGCTACATTCTGGGGCAGCACCACGTTCCTTCGGAGCATCTTCACCAATCCTTGGATGTTCGTCGGGCCCGCCTTCACCGACCGGGTCCTAGCGTCGAAGCCATGAAGAAGACACTGATGATCGCATCCGTCGCCGGGGCAGTACTCGCCATCGGCGGAGTGGGCGTGGCAGTCAACGCCGCAACCCTCTCCTCCGTTCCGGAGGGCACCTCCTTCCCGGTCCCCTCCGTCGGCTCCGAGGACTCGCGCGGGTCCGACGACCCCACCGCGACCCCGCGACCGACGCCGACGATGTTTCCGACGCCTGCAGGCACGCTGACTCCCGATACCGCCCCGAGCATCGAGCCCGGTGACGACGGCCTCCCGCGGTACTCGGGCCTGGATGAACGGCCGGGACACGACGACCCAGCGGCCACGGGATCCGGCGATGCTCCCGTCGTCGATGATCACGGTTCCGGAGGGAACGGCGCCGATGACACCGCGGCCGACGACCATGGCTCCGGCGGCAACGGATCCGATGACACTGGCGCCGACGACAACGGTGGCGGAAGCGAGGACGGATCCGGCGACGACGGATCCGGTCACGACGCCGCCGATGACGGCGACTCCGGATCCGACGACTCCGGCGCCGATGACGGCGGATCGGGGGGACACGGGTCCGATGACACCGATGACGACGACAACGGCGGGTCCGACGACGACGCCGGTCAGCACGGCGGTCACGGTCGCGACGATTGACCGCAGCGCTGGCGCATAGGATTGACGGTGAAGGGGAGTAGTTCCCGGTTCCGGTCTCCATGGAGACCCGGAGGTGCGTCGACATACCGGTGGGAGATTCCACCCGGCGTACCGCTCGGCCTGACTGGTCGGGTGAGCGAGACCTTCGGCACACACCATGCCGAAGTCTCTGGATTTCGGTGCTCACCGAAAGGTCCGCCACCGCCCATGGCCCTCTGGTCCGTCTTCCTCATCGCGCTCGGAGTATCGGCCGACGCATTCGCCGTCGCCCTCGGGAAGGGCTTGCACATGCGCAAGCTCGACCACCGGCATGCGGTCATCATCGCGCTCACCTTCGGCCTGTTCCAAGGGGTCATGCCGGTCGTCGGCTGGATCCTCGGCACTCAGCTCGAGCAGTTCATCACGGAGATCGACCACTGGATCGCCTTCGGGCTCCTCGCCATCATCGGCGGCAAGATGCTCTTCGACGCCTTCTCGAAGACTGATGATGATGAGGAGGACGACGACAGGCTTCGCGTGCGTCAACTCCTCCTGCTCGCCGTCGCCACCAGCATCGATGCCCTCGCCGTCGGCATCTCGTTCGCGTTCCTCTCGGTCTCCATCGTCGAGGCGGCCATCGTCATCGGAGTGACGACGGCAGTGCTGAGCTTCGTGGGGGTACTCGTCGGCCACCGCGCTGGCCTCAGGTTCCGCGGCCCCGCCGAGATCGTCGGCGGCGTGATCCTCATCCTGATCGGCACGAAGATCCTGTTCGACCACCTCGGCGTCTTCGGCTGATTCGGCCTCGGATATCGGCATCCGTCCGCGAGCAATCGGCCATGTCCCGAACCGTGCTCAGGCGGTGTCCGACTCGACGGGGGATCCGGAGGGCGAGTTGCGCTTCTGCCACGGCCACCGGCCTGAGATCTCGAGTTCGAGTGACCAGCTCAGGAAGGTGCGGATCAGCACGATGAGGGCGAGCACCGACACCGATTCGATGGTGGGTTCGACAGCGACGGTCTTGATGATGTCTGCAGCGACCAGCAGTTCGAGGCCGAGCAGGATGGCACGCCCGAGCACGCGACGGAACCGGGTGTAGACGGGACTCACATGCTTGAGGCCGCGGATGCCGGCGTCGATGATGGCGTAGGCCACTCCGATGACGATGGCGATGACGCCGAGGATGTCGACGATCTCGCCGACGGTCTGGATCGCCGCGCTCGATTCCATGGGGCCTCCTTCGCCGAGGGGTGGCGGAATCATCGTGTCGCGCGCAGGAGAAGGCTGCATCATCCGAATCGGATGATCCGCGGACCCCAACGTGCACCGGGGTTCGCATCCCGAGGGGATCATTCCCCGAGGGTGATGCGCGGCGTGCGCAGACCGCCCTAGCTTTGCGGCATGAAAAGGTTCCCGCGCGCGACGGTCATCCTCGTGGGTCTGGCCGCCGCGACCATAACGGCCATAGGGATCAGTGGAATCCGGGGCATTCTCGCCCCCACGCTGCTGACCCTGATCCTCACCATCTGCGCAGCCCCCGTGCGTGCCAAGCTCATCGACCGAGGAGTTCCCCGCGGGCTGGCGACGGGTTCCGTCATCGTCGTCGTCTTCGGTGTTCTCGCGGCATTCGGTTACGCCATCGTCGTCGCGGTCGGGCAGTTCGCTGCGATGCTGCCGAGCTACTCCGAGGAGTTCGCCGCGATCGGAGCCGCCATCTCGGGCTGGCTCACCTCTCTGGGATTCGGGCAGTCGCAGGTCGACTCCATCGTGCACAGCCTCGATCCGCAGAACGTTCTCGCTTCGATCACCACGGCCATCGGCGGCCTGGCGAACTTCACCGCCGCCCTGGTGATCGTGCTCACCATGATGATCCTCATGGCGGCCGACGCGGTCTACTCCCGGGTGATCCTCGGTCAACTGCGTGAGACGAGCCCCGACCTGGTGTCGGCCCTCGGTCAGTACGCGGCGAACGTGAGGCGGTACATGGTGGTGACCACTGGGCTCGGAATCGCCCAGGGCGCACTCGATGCCCTGGCGCTGGCGCTGCTCGGCGTTCCGGCTGCCCTGCTCTGGGGGCTTCTGGCATTCCTCTGCAGCTTCATCCCGAACGTCGGATACTTCCTGGCCCTGATCCCGCCCCTCGTGTTCGGTTTCCTCGAGGGAGGCTGGGGAACGGCGTTGGCGGTTCTCGTGGTCTACGCGATCATCAACGCCGTGGTTCAGTCGATCATCCAGCCCCGCGTCGTCGGCCATGCGGTCTCGCTGAGTCAGACGGTCACCTTCTTCTCGGTTCTGTTCTGGGCCGTCATCATCGGCCCGATCGGTGCGATCCTCGCCATCCCGCTGACGCTGTTCGCGAAGACGGTGCTCATCGACGCGGACCCCGACGCGCGCCGATGGCAACCCGCTCTCGGACCGACGGCTGCCACGCGGGAGCTGATGGATGACGAGATCCGATCGGACAGCGAGCATCGTCGTGCACGTCATGCAGCTCCGGCGACTGCGCCTCCCGTCGACCAGTCGTCCCGGACCGACCTGGCTTCAGACGGTGATCCACCAGGTGAGAGGGCCGCGGGTGGTGAATCATCCTGATCGGATGACGTCATCGCACGGGATCGAGAGGATGCTGAACCCATCAACCGGCGCTGGGAGCATGTCGCACCCGCCAGGCCCGGCGAGAGTGAAGGAGTGACGCGATATGCCTGCTGAGGATCTGAACGAACTCGGCCCTGTCGATTTCTACGTGATCGAGTTTCCGGCCGGTCAGGCGAACTTCACGGGCGAGATGGCCGAAGAGCTGGTCAAGCTGGTGGACGCCGGCGTCATCAGGGTGATCGATGCGATCATCCTGACGAAGGATGCCGACGGTGAGATCGACGCCATGGAGCTCTCGGACGTGCCCGATCTCGGCGCGCTGGTCGACATCGAGGGGCAGCTGGCAGAGCTTCTCGCCGCCGACGATGTCGTGAACCTCGCCGCCGCAATGGAACCGGGCAGCGTCGCCGGAGTGCTCGTGTACGAGAATCTCTGGGCCGCGCCTTTCGCCTCCGCGGCGCGCCGCGCCGGAGGGCAGCTGATCGCCAACGGGCGCATCCCCATCCAGGCCATCATCGCCTCGCTCGAGGCCGATGGAGTACTCGAGACAGAAGGAGTTTGACATGCCGCTCAGACCAGCCAGAATCGGGCGCGTCGGCGTCGTGCGCGCGCCTGTGGCCAAAGCCGCCGTCGTCGCTGCGGCCGTCAGCCCAGGGCCATCGCCGATCGCCAAGGCGGCCGTGGTCGGCGCTGTCGTGACGCCCGGCCGTCGTCGCCGCATCTGAGCCGCGGCGTCGGACGAGGCGGCGAGAGGATCGGGAACGCCCATGATCGCCGAAACGTTCGACATCCTCGTCAGAGGAGATGTGGGGCCGCTGATCACCGACGAGCTGGCCGGGTTCGAGGTCGTGGAGAGCGGCTCCGGCTCGACCCTGCTGCGAGGAGTCGTTCCCGATCAGGCTCGCCTCGTGGGCCTGCTCGACCTCCTGCGTTCGTTCAACATCGAGATCGAGGCGGTCAGGCACGTCAGCGAGTCGTCACCCTGACCTGATCGACCCGCGCTGGAAGCGGGTCGAGAAGGCCCAGTTCCCGTGCCTGCTCGATTGCAGCGCTCCGCCCGGTCACTCCGAGCTTCCGGTAGATGTGAGCCATGTGCGTCTTGAGCGTGTTGACAGTCACGAAGCACAGCTCGGCGATCTCGGCATTCGTCGTTCGATCGGGGAGATAGCGCAGAACCTCGAGTTCTCGTTCCGTGAGGGGATCGACGAGCTTCGCGTTGGTATCGCCTGAGGTGAGCTGCCGTGCCCGGGTCATGATCGCCAGCGCCAGTCCACCGCGTTCCGGCGCGAGCTCGCCGATGAGCCGGAGGACGGTCGACCCACCATCGACGGTGAACGGCAGCACCAGGCCCTCCGGCTCCGCCTTGTCGAGGGCCTCTGTGATGAAACCGAGGGCGTCGTCGTGGAAGTCACCGGCTTCAGCGGTCCATGCACGGAGAAGCAGGAGCTGGATCTCGCCCCGCAGTCCGTCGCCCGCGATGACGTCATCAACCTGCTCGAGGAGTGCCGCGGCGACCTCGGTCTCGCCGACGCTGAGGTGGGCTGCGACCGTCTCGAAGCCGATCGCCGGCAGGGTCGGTATCTGGTCCCGAACCAAGCGCAGCGCCTCGGTGGCGCGACCGGTTCGCCGAAGTCCATTCAGGTGGAGGGCCTCGAGTCGATCGCGCAGGGCAGGGGCCGGACTCGACGGCGGCTCGGTATGCGACCTGTCCGCGGTGTCGAGCGCCTTCTCGTGGCGTCCGTCTCCCGCGGCCAGTTGACCTCGCTGGTACCGCGACAACCACGCCAGCTGCGTTCGATGGTTCGCCTCGGCACGGAGGATGCCGGCTCGCAGATGGGTTGCCGATGCGTCCTCCAGTCCTCGGTCGACGGCCACCATCGCCAGCGCCAGGTGAGCATCAGCGCTGATCGGGTGGAGAACGAGCCTCGTCACGGCGGCCACCTCCAATGACTCCAGCGCGAGTCGCTCCGCTTCCGATGCCCTCCCGCACCACGCATCGAGGAGGGCGAGGGAGCCCAGGATGCCGACCCGGAAGGGCGCGTATCCGACGCCATCCGTGTCTCTGGCCATGTTCAGCCACGCCTCTGCCTGCCGCACGTCGCCGTTCAGAAAGTGGGCGCGCCCCACCGAAGCCGTCGCCACGGTCGACAGGAGAGCGCGCGAGCTCAACCCCATGACCTGGGGCGTCGGGGCGTCGGGATGCTCCGCGAGCAGGGCAAGTGCCCGCATTCCCGTGCGGATGCAGTCGTCAGGGCGGGCGGTCCACTGCACCGTCGCCGACATCCACGCGTAGGCGACGGCCTTCTCTCCGACCGATGCGTTCGGATCCTCGGCCACTCGTCCCAGGATGTCCACGGTGCGTGCGGCCGCTCCCTGCATCCCGAGCAGGATTCCCAGCTCGAGCGACACGTCGAGGCGCCGGGCGCGGGCGGCCTCCGGCACCGTCGTGATCCAGCGGATCACCGTGTTCATCTCACCGCGCTCGAAGATGTCGCTGCCGCGCGTCATGATCGCCTCGAGCGCGTCATCCCAGTCCCGCGCGCGGAGCAGGTATTCGACGGCGGGGTCGAGCTCGCCGCGATCAAGGTGATATTCCGCGGCCCGACGGAGGAGGACGGGTTCCTCCTCGGCGCGCTCGGCCCGGAGCCGGTATCGCAGGAGGTCCCGGAACAGGTGGTGGAACCGAAACTCCTCCTGGCGATTGTCGATGGGGACGAAGAACATGGACTCGTGCCGCAGTTGCTCGAACAATCGCTGAGCGTCGTCGCGGCCGAGCACATGATTCACGAGGCCGGCCGTCATCGTGTCCAGTGGTGACATCCTGAGCAGGAGCGCGCGTCCGTTCGATGGAAGCGCATCCAGGACCTCTTCGGTCAGGTACTCGGCCACCAGGCGATCGCTGCCGCCGAATTCGGCGACGAACTCGTCTGGGCGCTCGTGGAACTTGAGCGTGATACCCGCGAGTTGAAGGCCGGCCGCCCAGCCCTCGGTGCGGCTGACCAGCACATCGAGCACGGCAGCTGATGGTGCGTTCCTGGTGATGTTGGTGAGAAGCTGCGCCGATTCCTCTCTCGTCATCGCCAGGGCGTCCTGACGGATCTCGAGGAGCCGATTCCTCAGGCGCAGCCTGCTCCAGGGGATCGCCGGATCGACGCGGGTCGACATGATGACGTGCACGTTCTTCGGAAGTGAGACGAAGAACCGTCCGAGGTCGGCCAGAAGGGTCGAGTTCGACAGGTGGTGGAGGTCGTCGAGGATGACGACGGTCTCGGGAAAGGACTCGAGTTCCGCCGACAGCGCTGTCAGCATCGGTCCACCCAGGCCTCCAGCGGTGAGTCCAGCGAACCGGGACAACTGCGCCATTCCGGGCTGCACCGTCGACATGGCCGTGGACAGCCGCTTCGCGAAGCGCACGGGATCGTCATCGAGCGGGTCGACGTCGATGCGCACGAAGGCGAGTTCGGGATGGGCGGAAGCCCATTGATCGAGGAGGACCGTCTTTCCGGCGCCGGGCGGTGCCACGAGCAGGGTCAGCGGAACACCGAGCGCCGCATCGAGACGGCGCTTCAAGGCAGGCCGGTCGACCAGCGAGTCGGGTGGGAACTCTTCGATCACGTGCGCCTCCCGTGGCACTCCTGAGCGCTTGGGCTCAGTATGGCACCGGTGGGCGATCGGCGCGACGGATGCCGGTGCTCGGCGGGTAACACCGAGTCACGTCCTCTCTCCGCCTATGCGGTCATGCGTGAACGTGCAGTGCGCATCGAAACGGTGAGGCTGCTATTGCCGAGCCATTGCGACGCGCAGCCGTTCGTCGGGGTCGATGAAGTGGTCGTTGTCCTCAACGCCGACGTCGATCTGCACCCAGTGGATCTTCCCGGTGAAGCGACTGGTCGCGGCCGTGTAGTCGGGGGAGACCGTGGTGCCGGACTCGTAGCCGACATCCGTCGTCTCGTCGGCCGAGAAGATCAACGCCTGGGTGGCGCCGACCCGACCCGTCCCGACGCTGGTGCCGTCATGGAACAGGGTGACATCGCCGCCCTTGGCCAGGCCGCCGCCGTCGTAGGCGAACTCCATCCGCACCTGGTGGGTTCCGGGCGCGACAGGCTCGGTGGCCTCGGTCGCGAACTCCTGGATGCCGAGCACGTTGTAGACGAACTTCATACGTCCTTCCTTCGCATACAGGCTCCACCCACCGAACCTGCCACCCTGGGCGATGATCACTCCCTCGAGACCTGATGCCGGAACCTCGACCTCGGCTGTGACCGAGAAGGATTTGTTCTTGATGCTCACCACGCTGCTCTCGGACAGTCGTCCCATTCCGGCGAACAGCAGTTGACTGTTGCCGCGGACGAGCGTCGGCCTTCCCGCCAGTTCCGGATTGAGCCGTTCGGCCGTACGGTCGTCGATCGGCAGCACGTTGTACTTCGTCGCCTCGATCAGCCAGAGCCGTTGCAGACGATGGAGGCGTTCCGGGTCGTCGGCAGCGAGATCTCTGGCCTGGCTGTAGTCCACGTTCCCGTCGTACAACTCCCAGACGTCGTCGTCGAACGCCGGCAACGTCCCTCCGACCATCACCCAGGGAGTGCGGTGCTTGGTGACAGCGCTCCAGCCCTTGAAGTAGACCCCACGATTGCCGAACATCTCGAAGTACTGCAGCTCGTGCCGCTCCGGCGTCTCGGGCGAGTTGAACGAGTAGAGCATGCTCGTTCCCTCCATCGGCGACTGGAGCACGCCGTTGACGCTGGTCGGCTCGGGGAGGCCCGCTGCCTCCAGGATCGTCGGGGCGACGTCGATCACGTGGGTGAACTGGGAGCGCAGCCCACCCTTCTCCTCGATGCCGTTCGGCCAGTGCACGATGGTGCCGTTCCTGGTACCGCCCCAGTGCGATGCCACCTGCTTCGTCCACTGGAACGGCGTGTCCATCGCCCAGGCCCAGCCCACCGCGTAGTGGTTGTAGGAGGCGGGCCCGCCGAGTTCGTCGATCTTGGACATCATGAACTCGGGCGTCTCGAGCGCAGCCATCCCGTTGAAGTTGGCCATCTCGTTGAATGCGCCGTTGACGGTGCCCTCGGCCGAAGCGCCGTTGTCGCCGATGATGTAGTAGATGATCGTGTCGTCGAGGATCCCGAGGTCCTCGATGGCATCGATCACGCGTCCGACGTGATGATCGGTGTGCTCGAGGAATCCGGCGTACACCTCCATCTGGCGCTCCAGAACCGGCTTCAGCTCCGCCGGCATGTCGTCCCATGCCGGGATCTCGGCGTGCCGAGGGGTGAGTTCGGCGTCGGCTGGGATCACACCCAGCTCCTTCTGGCGAGCGAAGGTCTGTTCGCGCTGCGCATCCCATCCGCCCGCGAACTTCCCCTTGTATCTGTCTGCCCACTCGGCCGGTACGTGGTGCGGCGCATGCGTGGCACCGGGGGCGAGGTACACGAAGAACGGCTTGTCCGGCATGAGCGCCTTCTGGGTGCGGATCCAGCTGGTCGCCCGGTCGGCGAGATCCTCGGTGAGGTGGTACCCCTCCTCGAAGGTGGCCGGCGGTTCGACCGGAGTCGTGCCGTCGTACAGGGCGGGCTCCCACTGGTTGTTCTCGCCGCCGATGAAGCCGTAGAAGGTCTCGAATCCGCCACCGGCAGATGGCCACGCGTCGAACGGTCCCATGGGCGAGGACTGCCACACGGGAACCTCATGGCACTTGCCGAACTGCGCCGTCGAATAGCCGTTGAGCTTCAAGGTCATCGCCAGGGGTGCCTTGGTGTTCGGCCGGAGCGAACTGTTTCCCGGAGCGGATGTGGCCGTCTCTGTGATGCTCCCCATCCCGACCGAGTGGTGATTGCGGCCGGTCAGCATCGCCTGCCGGGTCGGCGCGCACAGGGCCGTCGTGTGGAATCGGTTGTACTTCAGCCCGCCGGCAGCCAGTCTCTCCGCATTCGGCGTCGAGCACGGACCACCGAATGCACT from Leifsonia sp. Root1293 includes:
- a CDS encoding HAMP domain-containing sensor histidine kinase encodes the protein MAALVAVVLLALVIQDIPLASYLREAEEQRLTTSLERDAFLLAGRSQAALTGSGDQDLDAVRSMAEQYSTTSGARLVIVDRNGIAVATSDEGDADVGVSYASRAEFASALSGTPASGERFSETLGGELLYAAVPVLSGTGTVGAVRVTYDDRAISAAVNSKVRALVAVGLTTALLAALIGLLLSGSITRRLRILRSATERFAAGDRTARADETSGASELRSLGASFNSMAERIDGLIDQQQAFAGDASHQLRSPLTALRLRLERARELAVSDPSAAVERIEAAEAEVDRLDSLIEGLLVLSRADAVTQRSRVDLSNAAAERVASWAALAQESDSRVVLDSPDTAPVVAVATAAEQIIDNLIDNALRAGGPGTTVTVAVMASPERTELHVSDDGPGLTDEQRARAFDRFWRGRNDDQGTGLGLAIVAQLARASGATIELLPVESGGIEAVVRFLTADAHEAVPA
- a CDS encoding response regulator transcription factor, which produces MRILIVEDDPSIADGMIDALGSANYDVEHVSTGAACLDATSGATSPDLIVLDLGLPDMDGTDVCRRIRETSSVPIVIVSARSEELDRVLALELGADDYLVKPFGLRELLARIRAIVRRTAVTGKTEPDGPDLGPLVIDTRAQRVSLAGSELHLTPTEFELLRYLASDPGAVRRRSDILRDVWHTEWYGATKTLDAHIAAVRRKLGDPRWIESVRGVGFRFEVRG
- a CDS encoding manganese efflux pump MntP, with product MALWSVFLIALGVSADAFAVALGKGLHMRKLDHRHAVIIALTFGLFQGVMPVVGWILGTQLEQFITEIDHWIAFGLLAIIGGKMLFDAFSKTDDDEEDDDRLRVRQLLLLAVATSIDALAVGISFAFLSVSIVEAAIVIGVTTAVLSFVGVLVGHRAGLRFRGPAEIVGGVILILIGTKILFDHLGVFG
- a CDS encoding DUF1622 domain-containing protein, which encodes MESSAAIQTVGEIVDILGVIAIVIGVAYAIIDAGIRGLKHVSPVYTRFRRVLGRAILLGLELLVAADIIKTVAVEPTIESVSVLALIVLIRTFLSWSLELEISGRWPWQKRNSPSGSPVESDTA
- a CDS encoding AI-2E family transporter is translated as MKRFPRATVILVGLAAATITAIGISGIRGILAPTLLTLILTICAAPVRAKLIDRGVPRGLATGSVIVVVFGVLAAFGYAIVVAVGQFAAMLPSYSEEFAAIGAAISGWLTSLGFGQSQVDSIVHSLDPQNVLASITTAIGGLANFTAALVIVLTMMILMAADAVYSRVILGQLRETSPDLVSALGQYAANVRRYMVVTTGLGIAQGALDALALALLGVPAALLWGLLAFLCSFIPNVGYFLALIPPLVFGFLEGGWGTALAVLVVYAIINAVVQSIIQPRVVGHAVSLSQTVTFFSVLFWAVIIGPIGAILAIPLTLFAKTVLIDADPDARRWQPALGPTAATRELMDDEIRSDSEHRRARHAAPATAPPVDQSSRTDLASDGDPPGERAAGGESS
- a CDS encoding DUF6325 family protein, with the translated sequence MPAEDLNELGPVDFYVIEFPAGQANFTGEMAEELVKLVDAGVIRVIDAIILTKDADGEIDAMELSDVPDLGALVDIEGQLAELLAADDVVNLAAAMEPGSVAGVLVYENLWAAPFASAARRAGGQLIANGRIPIQAIIASLEADGVLETEGV
- a CDS encoding LuxR C-terminal-related transcriptional regulator; its protein translation is MIEEFPPDSLVDRPALKRRLDAALGVPLTLLVAPPGAGKTVLLDQWASAHPELAFVRIDVDPLDDDPVRFAKRLSTAMSTVQPGMAQLSRFAGLTAGGLGGPMLTALSAELESFPETVVILDDLHHLSNSTLLADLGRFFVSLPKNVHVIMSTRVDPAIPWSRLRLRNRLLEIRQDALAMTREESAQLLTNITRNAPSAAVLDVLVSRTEGWAAGLQLAGITLKFHERPDEFVAEFGGSDRLVAEYLTEEVLDALPSNGRALLLRMSPLDTMTAGLVNHVLGRDDAQRLFEQLRHESMFFVPIDNRQEEFRFHHLFRDLLRYRLRAERAEEEPVLLRRAAEYHLDRGELDPAVEYLLRARDWDDALEAIMTRGSDIFERGEMNTVIRWITTVPEAARARRLDVSLELGILLGMQGAAARTVDILGRVAEDPNASVGEKAVAYAWMSATVQWTARPDDCIRTGMRALALLAEHPDAPTPQVMGLSSRALLSTVATASVGRAHFLNGDVRQAEAWLNMARDTDGVGYAPFRVGILGSLALLDAWCGRASEAERLALESLEVAAVTRLVLHPISADAHLALAMVAVDRGLEDASATHLRAGILRAEANHRTQLAWLSRYQRGQLAAGDGRHEKALDTADRSHTEPPSSPAPALRDRLEALHLNGLRRTGRATEALRLVRDQIPTLPAIGFETVAAHLSVGETEVAAALLEQVDDVIAGDGLRGEIQLLLLRAWTAEAGDFHDDALGFITEALDKAEPEGLVLPFTVDGGSTVLRLIGELAPERGGLALAIMTRARQLTSGDTNAKLVDPLTERELEVLRYLPDRTTNAEIAELCFVTVNTLKTHMAHIYRKLGVTGRSAAIEQARELGLLDPLPARVDQVRVTTR
- a CDS encoding arylsulfatase, with the translated sequence MTPDRHSRSMLPIPDRPAPGLTTYDAKDPDTAYPPIEPLLPPQGAPNVLVILLDDVGFGASSAFGGPCSTPNAERLAAGGLKYNRFHTTALCAPTRQAMLTGRNHHSVGMGSITETATSAPGNSSLRPNTKAPLAMTLKLNGYSTAQFGKCHEVPVWQSSPMGPFDAWPSAGGGFETFYGFIGGENNQWEPALYDGTTPVEPPATFEEGYHLTEDLADRATSWIRTQKALMPDKPFFVYLAPGATHAPHHVPAEWADRYKGKFAGGWDAQREQTFARQKELGVIPADAELTPRHAEIPAWDDMPAELKPVLERQMEVYAGFLEHTDHHVGRVIDAIEDLGILDDTIIYYIIGDNGASAEGTVNGAFNEMANFNGMAALETPEFMMSKIDELGGPASYNHYAVGWAWAMDTPFQWTKQVASHWGGTRNGTIVHWPNGIEEKGGLRSQFTHVIDVAPTILEAAGLPEPTSVNGVLQSPMEGTSMLYSFNSPETPERHELQYFEMFGNRGVYFKGWSAVTKHRTPWVMVGGTLPAFDDDVWELYDGNVDYSQARDLAADDPERLHRLQRLWLIEATKYNVLPIDDRTAERLNPELAGRPTLVRGNSQLLFAGMGRLSESSVVSIKNKSFSVTAEVEVPASGLEGVIIAQGGRFGGWSLYAKEGRMKFVYNVLGIQEFATEATEPVAPGTHQVRMEFAYDGGGLAKGGDVTLFHDGTSVGTGRVGATQALIFSADETTDVGYESGTTVSPDYTAATSRFTGKIHWVQIDVGVEDNDHFIDPDERLRVAMARQ